In one Ornithinimicrobium pratense genomic region, the following are encoded:
- a CDS encoding alpha/beta hydrolase, with amino-acid sequence MNASTTTLTTSDETVLHVHRWVPDGTPRALVVLAHGMVEHAARYAHLAEQLGRAGYAMSAADHRGHGRTTVGGGGPEGLAHLGDEHGFAAAVDDLLVVVEEAQSRHPGAPVVLLGHSMGSFLARAFAARHGERLAALVLSGTAGDPGLAGFLGERLARLECRLRGPRVRSRLMEALTLGPYNRPFRPARTDFDWLSRDEAQVDAYVADELCGGHATAGFYRDLLTGLRWVSEPSTVYRMPRGLPVYLVAGEVDPVGGAGAVREVAELYRAAGLAQVATKVWPGARHEVFNEINRDEVVAELLAWLDTTVTEHARRSTTRP; translated from the coding sequence ATGAACGCGAGCACCACCACCCTGACCACGAGCGATGAGACGGTCCTGCACGTGCACCGGTGGGTGCCCGACGGCACGCCCAGGGCGTTGGTCGTGCTGGCCCACGGGATGGTGGAGCACGCCGCGCGCTACGCCCACCTGGCCGAGCAGCTCGGCCGCGCCGGGTATGCCATGTCCGCCGCCGACCATCGCGGCCACGGTCGCACCACTGTCGGTGGGGGCGGTCCCGAAGGGTTGGCCCACCTGGGCGACGAGCACGGCTTCGCCGCGGCCGTGGACGACCTGCTCGTGGTGGTGGAAGAGGCGCAGAGCCGCCACCCCGGTGCGCCGGTGGTGCTCCTCGGGCACAGCATGGGCAGCTTCCTGGCGCGGGCGTTCGCAGCACGCCACGGTGAGCGGTTGGCTGCACTGGTGTTGTCCGGCACGGCTGGCGACCCGGGGCTGGCCGGCTTCCTGGGTGAGCGGCTGGCCCGGCTCGAGTGTCGGCTGCGGGGACCGCGGGTGCGCAGCCGCCTGATGGAGGCGCTGACGCTGGGCCCCTACAACCGGCCCTTCCGCCCGGCCCGGACCGACTTCGACTGGCTCTCCCGTGACGAGGCCCAGGTGGACGCCTACGTCGCCGACGAGCTCTGCGGGGGCCACGCGACGGCCGGTTTCTACCGCGACCTGCTCACCGGGCTGCGCTGGGTGAGTGAGCCGTCGACGGTCTACCGGATGCCACGGGGTCTGCCGGTCTACCTGGTAGCCGGGGAGGTCGACCCGGTCGGTGGTGCTGGCGCAGTGCGGGAGGTCGCCGAGCTCTACCGGGCCGCCGGATTGGCCCAGGTCGCCACCAAGGTCTGGCCGGGGGCCCGGCACGAGGTGTTCAACGAGATCAACCGCGACGAGGTCGTGGCTGAGCTGCTGGCCTGGTTGGACACGACCGTCACCGAGCACGCGCGGCGATCAACGACGCGCCCATGA